In a genomic window of Zingiber officinale cultivar Zhangliang unplaced genomic scaffold, Zo_v1.1 ctg83, whole genome shotgun sequence:
- the LOC122037801 gene encoding elicitor-responsive protein 1-like, producing MSSFPGIQGQILEVTVVGCSKLKDTELFSRQDPYVCLEYANSKFRTRTCTDGGKNPNFHEKFQIPLVEGLRELNVTIWNSNTFTADDFIGNGRIQLLHVILSRVSTAKMIKLVPFLYSEFS from the exons ATGTCGTCGTTTCCCGGAATCCAAGGCCAGATCCTCGAGGTCACAG TGGTCGGATGCAGCAAATTGAAGGACACCGAGCTGTTCTCGCGGCAGGATCCCTACGTCTGTCTCGAATACGCCAATTCCAAGTTCCGCACTCGCACCTGCACAG ATGGTGGGAAAAACCCCAACTTCCATGAGAAGTTCCAGATTCCTCTCGTCGAAGGCTTGCGGGAGTTGAATGTCACGATCTGGAACAGCAACACCTTCACCGCCGATGATTTCATCGGCAACGGCAG GATTCAATTGCTCCATGTTATTCTGTCTAGGGTTTCAACTGCTAAAATGATAAAACTAGTTCCTTTTCTATACAGCGAATTTTCTTGA